In Molothrus aeneus isolate 106 chromosome 3, BPBGC_Maene_1.0, whole genome shotgun sequence, a single genomic region encodes these proteins:
- the KLC4 gene encoding kinesin light chain 4 isoform X2, with protein sequence MSTMVYPREEKLDKLSQEEIISNTKLVMQGLEALKNEHNSILHSLLETIKCLKKDEEANLVHEKSNLLRKSVEMIELGLGEAQVMMALSNHLNAVESEKQKLRAQVRRLCQENQWLRDELANTQQKLQRSEQTVAQLEEEKKHLEFMNQLKKYDEDVSPSEEKEGDSTKDSLDDLFPNEEEEHGPGLPHQHSSAVAAAQQGGYEIPARLRTLHNLVIQYASQGRYEVAVPLCKQALEDLEKTSGHDHPDVATMLNILALVYRDQNKYKEAAHLLNDALSIREKTLGKDHPAVAATLNNLAVLYGKRGKYKEAEPLCKRALEIREKVLGKDHPDVAKQLNNLALLCQNQGKYDEVEYYYCRALEIYESCLGPDDPNVAKTKNNLASCYLKQGKYKDAEVLYKEILTRAHVKEFGSVDDEHKPIWMHAEEREEMSKSKHRDSAPYAEYGGWYKACKVSSPTVNTTLRNLGALYRRQGKLEAAETLEECAVRSRRQGIDPINQTKVVEILKEGDGTERHRSLGGSVKYENATDGSEEDGSGTLQRSSSLGKIRDVIRRSSEMLVKKLQGNGPLEPRNTSMKRAASLNYLHKSSDASFEGTQGFRAESRGLSASSMDLSSHSSLLSSN encoded by the exons ATGTCCACCATGGTGTACCCAAGGGAGGAGAAACTGGACAAGCTGAGCCAAGAGGAGATAATTTCCAATACCAAGCTGGTAATGCAAGGGCTGGAAGCACTCAAGAATGAACACAACTCCATCCTGCACAGCTTGCTGGAGACCATCAAGTGCCTGAAGAAGGATGAAGAAGCCAATCTCGTGCATGAGAAATCCAACCTGCTCCGCAAGTCAGTGGAGATGATAGAACTGGGGCTTGGAGAAGCTCAG GTGATGATGGCATTGTCCAACCATCTGAACGCCGTGGAGTCAGAGAAGCAGAAGCTGCGTGCTCAGGTGCggaggctgtgccaggagaacCAGTGGCTGCGTGATGAGCTTGCCAACacccagcagaagctgcagcGGAGCGAGCAGACCGTGgctcagctggaggaggagaagaaacaCCTTGAGTTCATGAACCAGCTGAAGAAGTATGATGAGGATGTCTCGCCTTCG gaggagaaggagggtgACTCCACCAAGGACTCTCTGGATGACCTATTCCCcaatgaggaggaggagcatGGTCCTGGAT TgccccaccagcacagcagtgctgtggcagctgcccagcagggagggTATGAGATTCCTGCACGCCTGCGCACCCTGCACAACCTTGTCATCCAGTACGCCTCCCAGGGACGCTATGAGGTGGCTGTGCCTCTCTGCAAGCAGGCACTGGAGGACCTGGAGAAGACATCAGGCCATGATCACCCTGATGTGGCTACCATGCTCAACATTCTAGCACTAGTGTACAG GGATCAGAACAAATACAAAGAAGCAGCACACCTCTTGAACGATGCTCTTTCCATCCGTGAGAAGACTCTAGGCAAAGACCACCCAGCG GTGGCAGCGACTTTGAACAATTTGGCTGTTCTGTATGGCAAGAGAGGGAAGTACAAAGAAGCAGAGCCACTGTGCAAGCGAGCCCTGGAGATCCGTGAGAAG GTTCTAGGCAAAGACCATCCTGATGTGGCCAAGCAGCTGAACAACCTAGCCCTGTTGTGCCAGAACCAGGGCAAGTACGATGAGGTGGAGTACTATTACTGCAGGGCCCTGGAGATCTACGAGAGCTGCCTGGGTCCTGACGACCCCAATGTGGCCAAGACCAAGAACAACCTG GCTTCCTGTTACCTGAAGCAAGGCAAATACAAAGATGCAGAGGTGCTGTATAAGGAGATCCTTACCCGTGCTCACGTGAAGGAGTTTGGCTCTGTGGATG ATGAGCACAAGCCAATCTGGATGCATgcagaggaaagagaggagatGAGCAAG AGCAAGCACAGAGACAGCGCTCCCTATGCTGAGTATGGTGGCTGGTACAAGGCCTGTAAGGTTAGCAG CCCAACTGTGAACACCACTCTGAGGAACCTGGGTGCGCTGTACCGGCGCCAGGGCAAGCTGGAGGCAGCCGAGACCTTGGAGGAGTGCGCGGTTCGCTCCCGGCGACAG GGCATTGACCCAATCAACCAGACGAAGGTGGTGGAGATCCTGAAGGAGGGGGATGGCACAGAGAGACACCGGAGCCTGGGGGGCAGTGTCAAGTACGAGAATGCCACAGACGGTAGCGAGGAA GATGGCAGTGGCACTCTCCAgcgcagcagctccctgggaaaAATCCGGGATGTGATACGGAGGAGCAGTGAGATGTTGGTCAAGAAACTGCAGGGCAATGGTCCCCTGGAGCCCAGGAACACCAG CATGAAACGAGCTGCATCCTTAAATTACCTGCACAAGTCTAGTGATGCTTCGTTTGAG GGCACCCAAGGCTTCCGTGCGGAGAGCAGAGGCCTGAGCGCCAGCAGCATGGACCTgtcctcccacagctccctgctctcctccaacTGA
- the KLC4 gene encoding kinesin light chain 4 isoform X1, producing MSTMVYPREEKLDKLSQEEIISNTKLVMQGLEALKNEHNSILHSLLETIKCLKKDEEANLVHEKSNLLRKSVEMIELGLGEAQVMMALSNHLNAVESEKQKLRAQVRRLCQENQWLRDELANTQQKLQRSEQTVAQLEEEKKHLEFMNQLKKYDEDVSPSEEKEGDSTKDSLDDLFPNEEEEHGPGLPHQHSSAVAAAQQGGYEIPARLRTLHNLVIQYASQGRYEVAVPLCKQALEDLEKTSGHDHPDVATMLNILALVYRDQNKYKEAAHLLNDALSIREKTLGKDHPAVAATLNNLAVLYGKRGKYKEAEPLCKRALEIREKVLGKDHPDVAKQLNNLALLCQNQGKYDEVEYYYCRALEIYESCLGPDDPNVAKTKNNLASCYLKQGKYKDAEVLYKEILTRAHVKEFGSVDDEHKPIWMHAEEREEMSKSKHRDSAPYAEYGGWYKACKVSSPTVNTTLRNLGALYRRQGKLEAAETLEECAVRSRRQGIDPINQTKVVEILKEGDGTERHRSLGGSVKYENATDGSEEVSMGVEWSGDGSGTLQRSSSLGKIRDVIRRSSEMLVKKLQGNGPLEPRNTSMKRAASLNYLHKSSDASFEGTQGFRAESRGLSASSMDLSSHSSLLSSN from the exons ATGTCCACCATGGTGTACCCAAGGGAGGAGAAACTGGACAAGCTGAGCCAAGAGGAGATAATTTCCAATACCAAGCTGGTAATGCAAGGGCTGGAAGCACTCAAGAATGAACACAACTCCATCCTGCACAGCTTGCTGGAGACCATCAAGTGCCTGAAGAAGGATGAAGAAGCCAATCTCGTGCATGAGAAATCCAACCTGCTCCGCAAGTCAGTGGAGATGATAGAACTGGGGCTTGGAGAAGCTCAG GTGATGATGGCATTGTCCAACCATCTGAACGCCGTGGAGTCAGAGAAGCAGAAGCTGCGTGCTCAGGTGCggaggctgtgccaggagaacCAGTGGCTGCGTGATGAGCTTGCCAACacccagcagaagctgcagcGGAGCGAGCAGACCGTGgctcagctggaggaggagaagaaacaCCTTGAGTTCATGAACCAGCTGAAGAAGTATGATGAGGATGTCTCGCCTTCG gaggagaaggagggtgACTCCACCAAGGACTCTCTGGATGACCTATTCCCcaatgaggaggaggagcatGGTCCTGGAT TgccccaccagcacagcagtgctgtggcagctgcccagcagggagggTATGAGATTCCTGCACGCCTGCGCACCCTGCACAACCTTGTCATCCAGTACGCCTCCCAGGGACGCTATGAGGTGGCTGTGCCTCTCTGCAAGCAGGCACTGGAGGACCTGGAGAAGACATCAGGCCATGATCACCCTGATGTGGCTACCATGCTCAACATTCTAGCACTAGTGTACAG GGATCAGAACAAATACAAAGAAGCAGCACACCTCTTGAACGATGCTCTTTCCATCCGTGAGAAGACTCTAGGCAAAGACCACCCAGCG GTGGCAGCGACTTTGAACAATTTGGCTGTTCTGTATGGCAAGAGAGGGAAGTACAAAGAAGCAGAGCCACTGTGCAAGCGAGCCCTGGAGATCCGTGAGAAG GTTCTAGGCAAAGACCATCCTGATGTGGCCAAGCAGCTGAACAACCTAGCCCTGTTGTGCCAGAACCAGGGCAAGTACGATGAGGTGGAGTACTATTACTGCAGGGCCCTGGAGATCTACGAGAGCTGCCTGGGTCCTGACGACCCCAATGTGGCCAAGACCAAGAACAACCTG GCTTCCTGTTACCTGAAGCAAGGCAAATACAAAGATGCAGAGGTGCTGTATAAGGAGATCCTTACCCGTGCTCACGTGAAGGAGTTTGGCTCTGTGGATG ATGAGCACAAGCCAATCTGGATGCATgcagaggaaagagaggagatGAGCAAG AGCAAGCACAGAGACAGCGCTCCCTATGCTGAGTATGGTGGCTGGTACAAGGCCTGTAAGGTTAGCAG CCCAACTGTGAACACCACTCTGAGGAACCTGGGTGCGCTGTACCGGCGCCAGGGCAAGCTGGAGGCAGCCGAGACCTTGGAGGAGTGCGCGGTTCGCTCCCGGCGACAG GGCATTGACCCAATCAACCAGACGAAGGTGGTGGAGATCCTGAAGGAGGGGGATGGCACAGAGAGACACCGGAGCCTGGGGGGCAGTGTCAAGTACGAGAATGCCACAGACGGTAGCGAGGAAGTGAGTATGGGCGTGGAATGGAGCGGG GATGGCAGTGGCACTCTCCAgcgcagcagctccctgggaaaAATCCGGGATGTGATACGGAGGAGCAGTGAGATGTTGGTCAAGAAACTGCAGGGCAATGGTCCCCTGGAGCCCAGGAACACCAG CATGAAACGAGCTGCATCCTTAAATTACCTGCACAAGTCTAGTGATGCTTCGTTTGAG GGCACCCAAGGCTTCCGTGCGGAGAGCAGAGGCCTGAGCGCCAGCAGCATGGACCTgtcctcccacagctccctgctctcctccaacTGA
- the KLC4 gene encoding kinesin light chain 4 isoform X3 — protein MSTMVYPREEKLDKLSQEEIISNTKLVMQGLEALKNEHNSILHSLLETIKCLKKDEEANLVHEKSNLLRKSVEMIELGLGEAQVMMALSNHLNAVESEKQKLRAQVRRLCQENQWLRDELANTQQKLQRSEQTVAQLEEEKKHLEFMNQLKKYDEDVSPSEEKEGDSTKDSLDDLFPNEEEEHGPGLPHQHSSAVAAAQQGGYEIPARLRTLHNLVIQYASQGRYEVAVPLCKQALEDLEKTSGHDHPDVATMLNILALVYRDQNKYKEAAHLLNDALSIREKTLGKDHPAVAATLNNLAVLYGKRGKYKEAEPLCKRALEIREKVLGKDHPDVAKQLNNLALLCQNQGKYDEVEYYYCRALEIYESCLGPDDPNVAKTKNNLASCYLKQGKYKDAEVLYKEILTRAHVKEFGSVDDEHKPIWMHAEEREEMSKSKHRDSAPYAEYGGWYKACKVSSPTVNTTLRNLGALYRRQGKLEAAETLEECAVRSRRQGIDPINQTKVVEILKEGDGTERHRSLGGSVKYENATDGSEEA, from the exons ATGTCCACCATGGTGTACCCAAGGGAGGAGAAACTGGACAAGCTGAGCCAAGAGGAGATAATTTCCAATACCAAGCTGGTAATGCAAGGGCTGGAAGCACTCAAGAATGAACACAACTCCATCCTGCACAGCTTGCTGGAGACCATCAAGTGCCTGAAGAAGGATGAAGAAGCCAATCTCGTGCATGAGAAATCCAACCTGCTCCGCAAGTCAGTGGAGATGATAGAACTGGGGCTTGGAGAAGCTCAG GTGATGATGGCATTGTCCAACCATCTGAACGCCGTGGAGTCAGAGAAGCAGAAGCTGCGTGCTCAGGTGCggaggctgtgccaggagaacCAGTGGCTGCGTGATGAGCTTGCCAACacccagcagaagctgcagcGGAGCGAGCAGACCGTGgctcagctggaggaggagaagaaacaCCTTGAGTTCATGAACCAGCTGAAGAAGTATGATGAGGATGTCTCGCCTTCG gaggagaaggagggtgACTCCACCAAGGACTCTCTGGATGACCTATTCCCcaatgaggaggaggagcatGGTCCTGGAT TgccccaccagcacagcagtgctgtggcagctgcccagcagggagggTATGAGATTCCTGCACGCCTGCGCACCCTGCACAACCTTGTCATCCAGTACGCCTCCCAGGGACGCTATGAGGTGGCTGTGCCTCTCTGCAAGCAGGCACTGGAGGACCTGGAGAAGACATCAGGCCATGATCACCCTGATGTGGCTACCATGCTCAACATTCTAGCACTAGTGTACAG GGATCAGAACAAATACAAAGAAGCAGCACACCTCTTGAACGATGCTCTTTCCATCCGTGAGAAGACTCTAGGCAAAGACCACCCAGCG GTGGCAGCGACTTTGAACAATTTGGCTGTTCTGTATGGCAAGAGAGGGAAGTACAAAGAAGCAGAGCCACTGTGCAAGCGAGCCCTGGAGATCCGTGAGAAG GTTCTAGGCAAAGACCATCCTGATGTGGCCAAGCAGCTGAACAACCTAGCCCTGTTGTGCCAGAACCAGGGCAAGTACGATGAGGTGGAGTACTATTACTGCAGGGCCCTGGAGATCTACGAGAGCTGCCTGGGTCCTGACGACCCCAATGTGGCCAAGACCAAGAACAACCTG GCTTCCTGTTACCTGAAGCAAGGCAAATACAAAGATGCAGAGGTGCTGTATAAGGAGATCCTTACCCGTGCTCACGTGAAGGAGTTTGGCTCTGTGGATG ATGAGCACAAGCCAATCTGGATGCATgcagaggaaagagaggagatGAGCAAG AGCAAGCACAGAGACAGCGCTCCCTATGCTGAGTATGGTGGCTGGTACAAGGCCTGTAAGGTTAGCAG CCCAACTGTGAACACCACTCTGAGGAACCTGGGTGCGCTGTACCGGCGCCAGGGCAAGCTGGAGGCAGCCGAGACCTTGGAGGAGTGCGCGGTTCGCTCCCGGCGACAG GGCATTGACCCAATCAACCAGACGAAGGTGGTGGAGATCCTGAAGGAGGGGGATGGCACAGAGAGACACCGGAGCCTGGGGGGCAGTGTCAAGTACGAGAATGCCACAGACGGTAGCGAGGAA GCTTAA
- the LOC136555170 gene encoding heme-binding protein 1-like, translating into MARITLEDLERLGEEPDGDGSDNEDGAEGEGRLFAHWEAVASTHRVSLPRDMAGPIAQMARHRHAREPVPYVSLSQHGKCEEAAYEERRYPAGKWACVTMGEPMYEQSISLSFMKLMRYICKENSVGCHLGMTVPVLNEIHLTKEGTELEREVLTAYYLPGEFQQNPPVPMDPDIHITERAPLRVITRVFYGMTTEETILREINVFWELLGPTEAVLRGTYIVASYENPSIPQRRNEIWFICQPE; encoded by the exons ATGGCGCGGATCACGCTGGAGGACCTGGAGCGGCTGGGCGAGGAGCCCGACGGAGACGGCAGCGACAACGAGGACGGCGCGGAGGGGGAGGGACGGCTGTTCGCCCATTGGGAGGCCGTGGCCAGCACGCACCGAGTGAGCCTGCCCCGAG ACATGGCAGGCCCGATCGCCCAGATGGCCCGGCACAGGCACGCTCGCGAGCCCGTGCCGTACGTGTCCCTATCGCAGCACGGGAAG TGCGAAGAGGCGGCCTACGAGGAGCGGCGGTACCCAGCGGGGAAGTGGGCCTGTGTCACCATGGGGGAGCCCATGTATGAGCAGAGCATCTCCCTGAGCTTCATGAAGCTCATGCGCTACATCTGCAAGGAGAACTCTGTAG GTTGCCATCTGGGCATGACAGTCCCAGTACTCAACGAAATCCACCTGACCAAAGAGGGCACCGAGCTGGAGCGTGAGGTCCTAACTGCCTATTATCTCCCAGGAGAGTTCCAGCAAAACCCCCCTGTTCCCATGGACCCCGACATCCACATCACCGAGAGGGCACCGCTCCGGGTTATAACCAG ggttttCTATGGGATGACCACTGAGGAGACGATTCTGAGGGAGATCAATGTCTtctgggagctcctgggccCCACGGAGGCGGTGCTGCGGGGAACCTACATCGTGGCTTCCTACGAAAACCCCAGCATCCCTCAGCGCCGCAACGAGATCTGGTTCATCTGCCAGCCCGAGTGA